The following are from one region of the Pocillopora verrucosa isolate sample1 chromosome 3, ASM3666991v2, whole genome shotgun sequence genome:
- the LOC131770561 gene encoding adenosine receptor A3-like, giving the protein MQAKAEMATFYTLQQKSFHVNKEEGYAWCTLFFVEAAIVIALNMFAIIIFSTDRRVRKHSTYLLINLSAADVGVGALVIPASVLLRGNTYDLWNVKINPIGLISAYGVNLLFCGSSLGFLASISVERLHATRNPIGHRSMSGLFYKIWGASIWVASLIFTLFTIFFMYYDLLGTKIWFFAASGVFCLLLILCCSYCGIFATIRCGEQPRHEHRGQARKERKLTITLFIVTLVSLCVWTPYVFFTFLEEQMTRILSDEALLRLRCICELLFFANSFVNPILYTIRIPEFRRAGIKLITCIKDSPSRQQSQST; this is encoded by the coding sequence GCAAAAGCAGAAATGGCGACGTTTTATACATTACAACAAAAGTCCTTCCACGTCAACAAGGAGGAAGGTTATGCGTGGTGCACGCTGTTCTTCGTTGAGGCAGCTATTGTCATCGCCCTTAACATGTTCGCTATTATCATTTTCAGTACTGACCGCCGAGTCCGTAAGCATAGTACCTATCTACTCATCAACCTTTCAGCAGCTGATGTAGGTGTTGGCGCACTTGTGATACCAGCATCTGTCCTCCTTCGTGGAAATACGTATGACCTTTGGAATGTGAAAATAAATCCTATTGGGTTAATTTCTGCATATGGAGTGAACTTGCTGTTTTGTGGTAGCTCGCTCGGATTTTTGGCCTCAATATCCGTAGAGAGACTGCACGCTACGAGAAATCCAATAGGGCATAGGTCCATGTCTGGattgttttataaaatttgGGGCGCAAGCATTTGGGTCGCGTCGCTTATCTttactttgtttacaatttttttcatgtattatGACCTATTAGGAACAAAAATTTGGTTCTTCGCGGCGTCAGGTGTCTTCTGTTTGCTTTTGATTCTGTGTTGTAGCTACTGCGGAATCTTTGCAACAATTCGATGTGGTGAGCAACCTCGTCATGAACACCGCGGACAAGCCAGAAAAGAACGAAAACTTACCATAACACTCTTCATTGTCACATTAGTCTCTCTCTGCGTGTGGACTCCGTATGTATTTTTCACTTTCTTGGAGGAACAAATGACTCGCATATTATCTGACGAAGCCCTATTGCGCTTAAGATGCATTTGTGAGTTGCTGTTCTTTGCCAACTCGTTTGTGAATCCAATCTTGTATACCATCAGAATACCAGAGTTTAGGAGAGCGGGTATTAAACTTATAACCTGCATCAAGGACTCTCCAAGTAGACAACAATCACAATCGACGTGA